One region of Oryza sativa Japonica Group chromosome 5, ASM3414082v1 genomic DNA includes:
- the LOC4338537 gene encoding ferrochelatase-2, chloroplastic, with protein sequence MWSSSQASTRGVIEVGRVEAGPSHFPKRPAPRNSSRVNLSRTYAIKSCSVSSRTGLCLGQCYHKKSSACKCKLGWSSQPLSSLRHHLRVHSSASEAVLTSQSDFTKLLVGNEKIGVLLLNLGGPETLDDVQPFLFNLFADPDIIRLPRLFRFLQKPLAQFISVVRAPKSKEGYASIGGGSPLRQITDAQAEALRKALCDKDIPAKVYVGMRYWHPFTEEAIEQIKRDGITKLVVLPLYPQFSISTSGSSLRLLEGIFREDEYLVNMQHTVIPSWYQREGYIKAMATLIEKELRTFSEPQKVMIFFSAHGVPLAYVEEAGDPYKAEMEECVDLIMEELEKRGITNSCTLAYQSRVGPVEWLRPYTDETIIELGQKGVKSLLAVPISFVSEHIETLEEIDVEYKELALESGIKHWGRVPALGCEPTFITDLADAVIESLPYVGAMAVSNLEARQPLVPLGSVEELLAAYDSKRDELPPPVTVWEWGWTKSAETWNGRAAMLAVLALLVLEVTTGEGFLHQWGILPLFH encoded by the exons ATGTGGTCGTCGAGCCAGGCGAGCACGAGGGGCGTGATTGAGGTGGGGAGGGTGGAGGCGGGGCCTTCCCATTTCCCCAAGAGGCCCGCGCCGCGGAATTCCTCCAG GGTCAATCTGTCAAGGACATATGCAATTAAATCTTGTTCAGTGAGTAGCCGTACAGGGCTTTGCCTTGGACAATGTTATCATAAGAAGTCTTCTGCTTGCAAATGCAAGTTGGGATGGTCTTCTCAACCACTGTCTAGCTTGAGGCATCACTTAAGAGTACATTCATCAGCATCGGAGGCGGTTCTTACTTCCCAATCTGATTTCACAAAACTTCTTGTTGGGAATGAAAAAATTGGTGTTCTCTTGCTGAATCTTGGAGGTCCAGAGACCCTTGATGATGTGCAGCCTTTCTTGTTTAATCTATTTGCTGATCCG GACATTATCCGTCTTCCTAGATTGTTTCGCTTTCTTCAGAAGCCATTAGCACAATTTATATCTGTTGTAAGAGCACCAAAGAGCAAGGAAGGCTATGCATCCATCGGTGGTGGTTCTCCTCTTCGTCAAATTACTGATGCACAG GCTGAAGCACTGAGGAAAGCATTATGTGATAAAGATATTCCTGCCAAGGTGTATGTTGGAATGCGTTACTGGCATCCATTCACTGAGGAAGCTATAGAACAA ATAAAACGGGATGGCATCACAAAACTTGTTGTACTTCCTCTGTACCCCCAGTTCTCCATATCAACTAGTGGTTCAAGTCTCCGTTTACTGGAGGGCATATTCAG AGAGGATGAGTATCTGGTGAATATGCAGCATACAGTTATACCTTCCTGGTATCAGAGGGAGGGATATATCAAGGCTATGGCAACTTTGATTGAGAAGGAACTGCGAACATTTTCAGAACCCCAAAAG GTTATGATATTTTTCAGTGCCCATGGAGTTCCTCTGGCATATGTAGAAGAAGCTGGTGATCCATACAAAGCAGAGATGGAAGAGTGTGTGGATCTTATCATGGAGGAACTCGAAAAAAGAGGAATAACAAACTCATGCACACTTGCCTATCAG AGCCGAGTGGGGCCAGTTGAATGGCTGAGGCCCTACACTGATGAGACAATTATCGAGTTGGGGCAGAAAGGGGTGAAGAGCCTTCTAGCTGTTCCCATCAG TTTTGTCAGTGAACATATTGAAACTTTGGAAGAAATCGATGTAGAATACAAGGAGTTGGCTTTAGAATCCGGCATCAAGCACTGGGGACGAGTTCCTGCATTAGGTTGTGAACCCACGTTCATAACAGATCTTGCCGATGCTGTTATTGAAAGCTTGCCTTATGTTGGTGCTATGGCAGTTTCAAACCTTGAAGCTCGACAG CCACTGGTGCCACTTGGGAGTGTGGAAGAACTGCTAGCGGCGTACGACTCGAAACGCGACGAGCTGCCCCCTCCAGTGACTGTATGGGAGTGGGGCTGGACGAAGAGCGCGGAGACCTGGAATGGACGGGCTGCTATGCTGGCCGTGCTGGCTCTCCTAGTGCTGGAGGTGACAACCGGAGAAGGGTTCTTGCACCAGTGGGGCATCCTGCCTTTGTTCCACTGA
- the LOC107280962 gene encoding uncharacterized protein: MRQTQLAKIQPREEALDSIMRETEEERQAALIASSVLDEALGDIRLQYEAYAEDLARRIRDARGILDAAAAHERRASEADASLRARTAALEAERRALDDRARSAQEFEATIHRRIEVLDRSQCEQNARGQEQAQRAKDLEERACLLDQRESTLAVHERTAAEVEASLRLREEAAAERDRITLTAKASADHRAEELRLREEACRERDAALAEREAEVNRREVALRRLGEQLTKREEAVAGREAQHLESARAERAAIVVKASELEAWEKDLAAGGPPGGAGLVSQLAMAQNTLADLERLVQDQAGEIAALCLTNEIGPGQLSDAVDRLESAGRRVGVSVCRDSKLPPTQPALALRLDGLAADLERLEEEVGETIKSSSASLSRAVVELVLASHQARDPDFVPWRALEDFPPRTEAKAREQVREAADTIVSNFERSAPRFTFGLASDEESGSGGDDNDVGNEDWDDVISGAGLGGPGTP; this comes from the coding sequence ATGCGCCAGACCCAACTAGCCAAAATCCAGCCGCGCGAGGAGGCACTGGACTCCATCATGCGGGAGACGGAGGAGGAACGGCAGGCGGCGTTGATCGCCTCGAGCGTCCTGGATGAAGCGCTGGGCGACATCCGCCTCCAGTACGAGGCTTATGCTGAGGACTTGGCGAGGAGGATCAGGGACGCTCGCGGCATTCTCGACGCAGCCGCTGCCCACGAGCGGCGGGCATCGGAGGCCGACGCCTCGCTGCGGGCCCGGACGGCGGCACTCGAGGCTGAACGCAGGGCCTTGGATGATCGTGCCCGCTCCGCACAGGAGTTTGAAGCCACGATCCATCGGCGGATCGAGGTCCTCGACCGGAGCCAGTGCGAACAAAACGCGCGCGGCCAGGAACAGGCGCAGCGGGCCAAGGATCTGGAGGAGCGAGCGTGCCTGTTAGATCAGCGGGAGTCCACCTTGGCCGTCCATGAGAgaacggcggcggaggtggaggcctCCCTTCGCCTTCGCGAAGAGGCCGCAGCTGAGCGTGACCGGATCACCCTTACTGCGAAAGCTTCCGCGGACCACCGCGCGGAAGAGCTACGGCTGCGGGAAGAGGCATGCCGGGAGCGGGACGCCGCACTCGCCGAGCGCGAAGCCGAGGTGAACCGCCGCGAGGTAGCCTTGCGCCGGCTGGGTGAGCAACTCACGAAACGTGAGGAGGCTGTTGCCGGGCGCGAGGCCCAGCATCTGGAGAGCGCTCGCGCCGAGCGTGCGGCAATAGTGGTGAAGGCTTCCGAGTTGGAGGCCTGGGAGAAGGACTTGGCAGCAGGCGGGCCGCCCGGCGGCGCGGGGTTGGTGAGCCAGCTCGCCATGGCTCAGAATACCCTCGCCGACCTGGAGCGCCTGGTGCAAGATCAGGCTGGGGAGATCGCGGCCCTCTGCCTCACCAACGAGATCGGGCCCGGGCAACTCTCCGACGCCGTCGACCGGCTGGAGAGCGCGGGGCGCCGAGTCGGCGTCTCTGTGTGTCGGGATAGCAAACTTCCGCCCACACAGCCAGCACTCGCGCTTCGGCTGGACGGGCTGGCGGCGGATCTGGAGAGGCtagaggaggaggtcggcgagacCATAAAGTCGTCGTCAGCTTCTTTGTCCCGGGCTGTGGTGGAGCTGGTCCTCGCAAGCCACCAAGCGCGTGACCCCGACTTCGTCCCATGGCGCGCGCTCGAAGATTTCCCCCCGAGAACTGAGGCAAAGGCCCGGGAGCAAGTCCGGGAGGCGGCCGACACGATTGTCTCGAACTTCGAGAGGTCGGCCCCCCGGTTCACCTTCGGGCTTGCCTCGGACGAGGAGAGCGGAAGTGGGGGTGACGACAATGACGTGGGCAACGAAGACTGGGACGACGTCATCAGCGGCGCCGGCCTCGGGGGCCCGGGCACTCCGTGA